The following coding sequences are from one Musa acuminata AAA Group cultivar baxijiao chromosome BXJ1-6, Cavendish_Baxijiao_AAA, whole genome shotgun sequence window:
- the LOC135677704 gene encoding uncharacterized protein At3g27210-like: MLVLPCSSSLSSSDNRLHKFQGSDIFLQAPGHPNSTMRLVLGIGSKARKFLATSSVKENVLNGEGSAGQLESKGENVDDGCDAKITDIDNKEEAFFDSQAWLDSDCEEDFVSVNGDFVPSRGSTPNYEMSNNEPLIFSADTSPQTKSEPPPTAEKKRLAQLLQENRLEEELGIKQDDSNSKVKINGRSGICKLDAEHHLPEVSAEDATEMPGTNSPCTKDGLPSKDFSDQKDKMVKTQQCCLPSLAHSLSFRERRKRKPQ; this comes from the exons ATGTTGGTGCTTCCATGCTCTTCCTCCCTCTCTTCCTCTGACAATAGGCTTCACAAGTTTCAAGGTTCTGATATCTTTCTGCAAGCCCCTGGGCATCCAAATTCCACCATGAGGCTGGTGTTGGGAATTGGGTCCAAGGCCAGGAAGTTCTTGGCTACATCCTCGGTGAAGGAAAATGTTCTCAATGGGGAAGGTTCAGCTGGGCAATTGGAGTCCAAGGGAGAGAACGTGGATGATGGTTGTGATGCTAAGATCACTGATATCG ATAATAAAGAGGAGGCATTCTTTGACTCACAGGCATGGTTAGATTCTGATTGTGAAGAAGACTTTGTCAGTGTTAATGGAG ATTTTGTTCCTTCCAGAGGCAGTACTCCTAACTATGAGATGAGTAACAATGAGCCACTCATCTTCTCTGCTGACACTTCTCCTCAGACCAAATCTGAGCCTCCTCCAACTGCTGAGAAGAAGAGACTTGCTCAACTTCTTCAGGAGAACCGACTCGAGGAAGAACTCGGCATCAAACAAGATGATTCCAATAGCAAGGTAAAGATCAATGGAAGATCAGGTATCTGTAAGCTTGATGCAGAACATCATCTTCCAGAAGTCTCTGCTGAAGATGCTACTGAAATGCCTGGCACTAATTCTCCCTGCACAAAAGATGGGCTTCCAAGTAAAGATTTCAGTGACCAGAAAGATAAAATGGTGAAGACCCAGCAGTGTTGCCTGCCAAGCTTGGCACACAGCCTTAGCTttagagagagaaggaagaggaagccaCAGTGA